The following is a genomic window from Numenius arquata chromosome 12, bNumArq3.hap1.1, whole genome shotgun sequence.
TCTGCATTTGTAAGTGAAAGCAAACTCATGGACAGTTTCAGAGACTTTTCAGGTGGCATGAATCTGGAGTAATAGCTATTAGCTGGTACGATACACTAAGAGATCTCCAATTCAATGTCGTGCAAGTCATTCATACATcaagtaaaaatatttgtaagaattaaattaaatctttgtCCTTATTTGTAAAGCTTGTTTCATTAATGCAGCTCTCGCGTAAGATTCCTGGCTCCACTTTCTATCTGATCCTGTTTGTTACAGAAATTCTGCTTTCTCTGATCCTTGGTTTTAATGAAAGTATCATCTGGTCCTCTCAGGTTACCCATCTCAGCCAGTGGAACAGAGACCACTTCAGCAGATGCCACCTCAACTCATGCCTCACtcgcagcagccgcagcagcagccgcagccacCACCACAGCAAGTGCAGGCCCCACCGCAAaccccgcagcagcagcagcagcagatgatgaTGATGCTTATGATGCAGCAGGATCCCAAATCTGTCAGGCTTCCTGTGCCACAGGGAGTTCACCCACCGAGAGGACCTCTGAATCCAGATGCTCAGCGAATGCCGATGCAGCAGAGTGGCAACATGTCAGTGATGGTTAACCTCCAGGGTCCTGGATCGGTGCCTCCGTCTCCTGATAAACAAAGAATGTCCTTGCCAGGCAATCCTCCTCTGGGAAATAATGCAAGAAAAATGGTTTATCAAGATAATGTACAGAATCCTTCCAGCTCACCCCTCGGAGAGGTTTCATCAGTATCCTCCCTTCCAGAAGGAGGTGGAGCTGAAGGCCCCCCAGCATCAGGAGCTCAGAATAATTTGACGTCTCATTTAGTAGTTTCACAGAACCAGTTAATGATGACAGGACCCAAACCTGGACCATCCCCACTTTCAGCTGCCCAAGGTGCAAGTCCCCAGCAGCAGTCTAATTCTCTGCCTAGCACTCTTACACACCATTTTCCAAATGTTGCCACCCCATCACAAACTTCAAGGCCTAAAACCCCAAACAGAGCAAGCCCAAGGCCATACTATCCTCAGACTCCTAATAACCGTCCACCTAGCACAGAGCCATCAGAAATCAGCTTGTCTCCAGAGAGACTCAATGCTTCTATAGCTGGTCTGTTCCCTCCCCAGATCAATATTCCTTTACCTCCCCGGCCTAATCTCAATAGAGGATTTGATCAGCAAGGTCTCAATCCCACTACTTTGAAGGCCATTGGACAAGCCCCATCAAATCTCACAATTAACAGTCAGTCTAGTTTTGCTGCTCCACAGTCACACAAATTGGAAGGCATGGTCATGAATTCGGGAAAACAAGCCAACGCTGGAGGAACAAAGAGAGCAAGTCCAAGCAATAGTCGAAGGTCCAGTCCTGGATCCAGTAGGAAAACTACGCCGAGCCCCGGCAGACAGAATTCAAAAGCAGCTAAATTATCATTGACAACTCAGCAGAATCCATCTCTCTTGCAGAACATGGAATTACAAAGAAATATGATGGCTGGTCCCTCTCCTTTGCCGACACCTGTGACTAcaagttttcaaaataataacaTGCTAAGTAATCAGAGTCCTGCAGGTCCTGTCCCTGCTGTCACTGGTGTTCCTGAAGACAATAAAGAGAGCCTTAGTCTGCCTCAAGATAACGAGTGTCCAAGTGCACAAGGTGTCCAAGGTAACAAAGACCAGCCCAGCGTTGAACTAAAAGGTGTCCCTACTGCTCCAGAAATGAAGGTGTTGGTTCCAGAAGAACAGTCGAAAAAAGACGGGCAGGCCTTAGACACCAGTAAGCTTCCAGTCTTGGAGGAAAGTAAAACCATGGTATCTCCAGCTATGAGGGAGGCACCAACTTCTTTAAGTCAACTTCTTGATAATTCTGGAGCACCTAACGTAACCATTAAGCCCCCTGGGCTGACTGGTCTTGAAAAGGCACCAATAGTCACCACTGGTGAGGAGCTAAAGAAGATAGCTGTCATTCCTCCACTGCAGGAGTCATCCTCAAGCAAAGAGCCATCTAATTCACTTAGCTTGCCTCAAAATAATGAGCCCAGTTCAAATCCAGGCCACCAGGAACCAGGAGAAATAAACTCCAATGTTGCACAGAGTGTTCCTCCAGTGATGCAGAGGCCTGTCAGCTCTTCTTCAATTTCAGGTCCTTTACCCCCCAACCAGATAACAGTTTTCGTAACTTCAAACCCTATAACATCTTCTGCTAATACATCAGCACCGTTACCATCTCACTTGCAACCTGCATTAGTGTCGACTGTTGTCACGATGCCCAACGTAGGGAACAAAGTTATGGTTTCTGAGGGACAGTCAGCAGCTCAGTCTAACGCCCGGCCACAGTTTATTACACCCGTTTTTATAAACTCATCGTCAATAATTCAGGTTATGAAGGGCTCTCAGTCAAGTACGATTCCAGCAGCCCCGATGACTTCTAACTCAAGTCTGATGCCTCAGTCGGTGGCGGTGGTTGGTCCTCTGCACATACCGCAGAACATAAAGTTCTCCTCTGGGCCCACTCCTCCCAGCACGTCATCCGGCAGTCCCGTTTCGAGCATTCCCACCAGCAGGGCACTGGTTCTTAATGCTGTGGCACCTCCTGctcagctgccttctcctgctaCGACTTCTTCCAGTGTTCCTTcacacagccctgctcagccaGTCAAAGACTTCAGCCCAGAGGAGACTTCTTCTCAGAGCGGTGGGTCGAGTGACCAGTGCTCTGTCACAGCAGCCCAGCCTGGACCTGTTGTGTCACCTCTCCTTACCAGTAGTCCGGGCTCTGGGAACAGGCGCAGTCCCGTTTCGTCGAGCAAGGGAAAGGGCAAAGTAGACAAGATTGGCCAACTCTTGCTGACGAAAGCGTGCAAGAAAGTCACTGGCTCCCTTGAGAAAGGGGAAGAGCAATACGCTTTGGATGGAGAAGCAGAAGGTCAGGGAATAGAAACATCGGTCCCAAACAGTTTGGGAACCGAGCAACCACCAGCAGAACTAGAGAATAAAACTGTGACACCCCCGGCACCCACTCTTATAAAACAGAGCACTTCTGGGCCCAGCGGTTCCAGCCTCAGCCCCGCGGCTGCGCCTCCTGCCGCCACCTCCCCAGGCGTGACAGCCAGCACTCCTGCTGCCACCGCCGTGCCCGCCGTGCCCCCTGCCCCGGAGCCTGCTCCCCCCGCACCCAGCACCAACGGTGGGGGCCTTGGGGGTCTGCTTCCCGAGCAGAGTGGGGCTGGCGCGGCCGAGGAGAAGGCGGGAGCACACCAGGAACTGCTGCAAAGCGCCGGTAAGTCCAGTGCCACCCGCCATAAGGGGAAGGAATGAGATGGCTTTTCGACTGCTCAGGGGCTTTTTGCCAGGAGCATAATAAAATTTAGACGCTGTAGCCAAGGCTGAAAACTGCTTTTGTGTTTCTAATGTCCGAGTGACACGCAGTCGCTTGGATTTCACTGATTCatgtttcagatgtttttcagttttcatttactGCAGAAGCGGGGTATTTGTCACGAGCGTATGATGCTGTAGCAGAGGAGTGACTTTCAAAACCTGTTAGAAGTGGAGAGAAAAAGTAGATGTATCAGTAGTTACAGAAGTCATCCGTACGATGCCTTTTGTACTGGTGGATACACTGCtattctgcttcatttttgcCAGAGACTTTCTATATTTGCAACTTGGTTCAATTTATTGACttaatttatgttattttgaGTTAATCTTACTAATACTAGTTCCCTCTTTGAATAACCTTAACCCCGTAGGGAAATAGCTGAATaacttccagaggaaaaaaaaaacaacaaccaaacacaaaaatagTTATGTctagggaaaaattaaaatgctcatTTCAGAGAAATGCTTGAAAAAGTGATTATAAGTGAATTGCACCCAATTCAAAACATAAAATACCTTCACAGCTGAACTGTCTTCTCCTTTACTACTTTAATTTGGGCATCTGACAGTCTTTATTTATGACATCGCTATTTCTTGATGCCGTTTTTGATCTATTGAAAATGATGTGGAAATAAACCATCACTCTTGATGTAAGCTGTCTGAATACCCCTTGAATTTAGACACAGAAGATGAagtcctggaagaaaaaaaatccacagaagtcAGTGGAATGAGAACTTGAGCTTGAGAGTGACTTTCCCCGTGGCTGTTTGGCGTATGCCATAGCTGTGTGCCAGTAGAAcatgggaatcatagaatcgtagaattgtctgggttggaagggacctttactaTCAGCGAgtacaaccatcaacctaactctgataaaaaccatcactaacccatgtctctaagcactatgtcaacccagcttttaaatccctccagggatggtgcctcaaccacttccctgggcagcccattccaaggcttaataaccctttctgtgtaaaaaatgttcctaatatccaatctgaacctcccctggagcaacttgaggccattccctcttgtcccatggcctgtgccttgggagaagagaccgaccccccctggctacaccctcctttcagggagttgtagagagcgagaaggtctcccctcagcctccttttctccaggctgaacacccccagctccctcagctgctcctcacaagactcttgctccagacccctcaccagctccattgcccttctctggacacgctccagcccctcaaggtctttcttatcctgaggggcccaaaactggacacagcactcgaggtggggcctccccagtgcccggtacagggggacgatcacctcccgagtcctactcaccacgctgttcctgacacaggccaggatgctgttggccttcttggccacctgggcacactgctggctcatgttcagcccacagtcgaccaacacccccaggtcgttttctgccaggcagctccagccactctgccccagcctgtagcgctgcagggggttggtgtgacccaaagGCAGGACCCGGcaattggccttgttgaacctcatcccattggcctcggcccatccatccagcctgtccagatccctctgcaaagcctttctaccctccagcagatcaacactcccaccaaacttggtgttgtctgcaaacttactgagggtgcaaatGTTCACTTTGAGCTTCACAGAGGGAATTGGGGTTTGTTAGGAGAAAATCAGAAATGGATATTCTATATTTAAACAGGaatgttttactttttgttttcatgttcttCCTAAGTTCATTTTCGCATAGAAGAGAAGACTAGAAAGCATTAGCCCAACAAGAATtgtttttccatcttattttttaacttggcaacCTAAGAAATGTTAAGTCATGTGGTCTTAGTGCCAGAGGACTTCAAGGGAGCCTCTGGAGCATATTTTGCACTCTTGCAATTTAACTGAAAGAGTGAGAGCATTCATTCCTTAACAAAGGTGCTGTTTCCCCCAGAGCTTCTGTTTGAGATAAGCATTAACCTGAGAGAGACTAAACTCTTTTAATTTCTAGGACTTTCTTTAATTTCTCAGTCTGGTTAAAAGGTGttaccttttaaaaatgtgctttatgaTCTAATGATTTTGTCATTTATTCTAATTTGAGAAAACTTGCTTGGGATAGTtttgccaaattttttttttttaaaactggggAGGTGTGTGTGGCGGTGGTGAAACAGAGGGTGGGTTAAAACAATTGCACCTCTAAATTGAAGAATGCAGTAAGCGGGAGGATAGAGCATTTTGTAAAAGCAGCCCGATCGCACAACAGAAAATTCTTGTGACTCCCtttgaaaataatgctttttcccTCTACTTTTATTCCAGCATCCTCTCAAcacttaacacagaaaaaaagttcAGTTGCAGCATCAGAAAGTACTGTTCAAAGAACAGGTAAATCTCACTTTGGAAAAGCAGAATATAGGTGAACTAAACTCTTTATGTTTGTaactgaaaatgcatttattttaatgcatatttaatgGTCACTAATATGCTCGATAGCTTGGGGATTGgtttccttttctattatttgTGCTTTTGGGATTACTTTTCCTTGTTAGATACATTGTGCTTTAGAAGTCTCCAAAGCCTTATTGGAGATTCAGGGTGGGatcaagtaaaataaattaaaaaattactaaGGCAGTTTTTAGCTACTGGGTGATAAGCTGGAAGGACTGGATTTGCAGTGATACGTTTTGTTTGAGCTCTGAAGTTTTGTTAAGTGCAAACAGGAGTTTTTCTTTTATATGGgacacttctgaaaatattttccaaagccaTGCTAGGAATGTAAGTTTTAGACTTGTAAtccttttttttgctgttcagctTTTAATGACCCCTCGGCAGAGTCTCAGGGATGGAGACCTGGCAGATGACTTTTTGTTGGTGCCATCCATTATCACGATGTTTCACCATCAGTTCTGTGGCGCTTTAAAAAAGTAATTCCCAAGATGAGTAGGGAAAATGGGATAGACGTGGACTTGCACATGGGAAGTGCCACTCTCCATCAATTTGCCATTTCAAATACGATTAGAAGTAGAGCTTTCAGAAAGTACAAGTTGTACTAAACTGCTTTCTTTACACTTCTACTTAAACTTAAAAGATGTTCCTGCACCCTGTCGCTCCACAGCTGAGTCATTGCCCCGGTGCCGATGTGGCCGTACTGGGGACTTCCTGCTGGGGGAAATAGCACTGACCTTATCGTTTTTTATTATGGTGTATTCTCCCTGTTCAAATTTTgggtaggaagaaaaagaattctttcctTGTGTTGCTTAGCCTATTTTTCTTTCGTTGCCAAGACATTTTCCCAGACAGTGCTGTGCGCACTTACACTGAAGAGTCTGATACTCCAACAATACAAATTGTAAGGGGTATTTACCGTAAGGGGACAGATATTACCTGGTTTCTTAATTTTATTACACCTTTATCCTTTGTGCACACTCTAGCAAACTTTGGCTACTAGATGGATCATGAAGCCACAGTTCTGCGCACCGCTGTCCCCAGAAGTGTGGGTGTTCGGTGGGGAGAGGGGTGCGCTGCAGGCAGGGTGACAGGGGGGAGCAGGACGTCACGCTGCGATGGCAATCCCTGACCCAGGGGCAGTTTCTCACAAGAGGTGCTGGGTTCGGGTGTAGCTGCTCCCTCTCAACAAAGGATCTGGAGAATGAAAAGGTGGACAGTTAAAAGCTTAGAAGTCTTACATGGTGAAAAGGAGAGCTGTTCATTACGGTGGCGGCTCAAAGGGAAGCCTGATCTGTGTGTATAAAACCCCcaggagagagacagacaaaGGGGAGAGGGCAGCCTGCTCTTTACATCATTTCCCCACAGATTTTTCCCAATTTGGTAGAAGTATAATTGGGCTTCAGAAAATCGTCTACCTTTGCATTAGAAGATATTGCTGTGAGAGGTGGTTGAGTCAAGGCAAAATTTTCCATGCATATCCAGATCAGTACTTTTAAGGTTTAAAACTAACAAAACCGAGATGTTTTAGAAGGAATGAACTGTCTAAAATGGAAGTTTAAAAAGGAGGAGAACAAGGGCTACAGTCAGGGAGTTTCTCTACAGTTTTCTTCTGCAGGGttctttttaacttttctctGTTTGAGCTGGTGCAGGCCACAGCCAAGAGGAGCGTGGGGCTGGTGTGGTACCAAGATACTCGGCTTGCTTTGCTTTGAGGGTAACGATAGCTGAGAGAAATTTATTCTTCAGACCTAATGCATAATGAGCAAAAATGTGAGATAGTCATGCCTTGTCAGCGGGTATGTACTTCTACAGCAGacttaaaaattatctttttctcttgTAGAACTTGAAACAAATGCTCCACTAGTTGCTGGTCAAAGGTAAGGAGATAGTTTGTGTAGATTCAGAATAGCTATAGCTTTCATGGGAGGAAGCccctttctctttgcttcaaTTGCACAACTtctactgcttttcattttcttgtccaTACCTTTCTGTCCTGCTAAGAAATTGGGAGAGTTGAATGGTTCGAAATAATGCTGAAATACAGACTGTTTGGTAACTTTTTCCCGAGTCTGTCTTCATGCTTTGGACAGTGTTTCCGCTTGTCCCTTCAGGCCTGAGTGTTTCACGTCCTGGAAGGGTCTTGATGGTTCCACTGTTTGctattttctgaaaacaaatcaaaactaaAACCTCCAAAGCCATGTCAAGCTTAGCTGTcatgtggatttttgttttctgaaagtaGGTCTTTCTAAAGTTTGTTCTTCTTCTGCCTTCGTGACTGTTTTCTCCAGATTTCCTCTGTGTTTGCTTGTTGACACCTTGCCAAGACCTGATAGGAAAGCCAAGCAGAAACTTCATCTTGTCCCAATTAAGACAGTCAGTAATTAAAAGATCAAATTTCAAATGGTTGTGTTCTGTCAGAAGAAAAGATGGTTTCCAAGATCTATTTCTGTTAGATTCTAAACCCACCAGGTCTAGGCAGCTGTCATGACAGACCTTTGTCAGGTTTTCGGGTAAGGGTGGTGGCACAGCTGGCCGGGGTTTTGATGCCCCCTCCTCAGTGGAGTGATGCCCTGAGGCAGGGCAGGAAGGGCACCTCACTTGGGTGGTTCATCAGGAAACAAGGCAGCGTCCTCTTTTGAAAGGGAGGTGACACAATGCGCCTTCTCAGATCAGGAATGACTCTGAATTGAATATTTAACTATATTTACCTTCACTTGGATTGGGATCTTTCTAGTTGTATCAAAGACAAACTGAAATTTCACCACAAGTTTGGTTTTTCTCTAAAAAGCTGAAGGTGAGACACCTGGGAGATGAGTGGGTTCTCCCAATGCAGTGTCCTTGCGTGACCGTTCTCCAGACTCAAGCGGCACATCAAATTACCCCAAGTGCAGTTCTGTTTGGATTTTTCTGGACTGATGCTTTTCTGAGCAAGGCCGGAAAAGAAGGGAAGGTTTTAGGCAAACTGTGAATCTGGTGATGGCTGATAGTGACAGGGGTGGGCTTTGAGCCCCCGCAGTTAAACGCCGTATGGGACAAACCTTAGAGGAACCTTGCAACCTACAAAGCACTGGAGATATTTTCACTTGGGCCAACTTGATTTCCCCCTGTAAAAGGAGAAAGGTGATGTGTTGGTTCCTATGAGACAATCCAAACTATGGATTAATCACTGGAATCTGTAAAAATGCCCGGTAATAACTGACCTTCAGCTGCTGCCTGTTTGCTCACCTCCAGGCGTCCTCTGCAGCGGGTGGCTGTGGCTTCAGCTGCCCCAGTTACGTAGCAGAAGACCAGTTTGTGACCTCTTTGGGGGATTTGGTTTATAGATTACTATAATACTGACTTGGGGGGAAATAGATTTCGATATTTAGTTTGTATCTGAGACAATCCACGTGCTTCCATATCCTCCTTCTGCCATGTGTTTCCTTGCTAGAGAGCATTTGTCTCTCCTTCCAGTGACAAACTGGTTTATTTCAGATAGCTGTTACTTACAACCACAAGTATTTGTAGTAGTTTTTCCCCTGACACACTGACGCTGTAGCGGGACCTCTGTAACACACAGGTCTGCTCTGGTGTTTTCTGTCAGTTCTCGGATTAGGGCAGCCTTTCTTGAAATCTTGCAAGTATCACCCAAAGGGCATGAAATGagctttctttctccttttctgttatcAGCCGAATAATTTGTTTGATTACTCACCTTTGAATTTGCAGGAGATAAGTTTGGCTTAATCTTCAGAAACTTTAGTCATTGGAAATTGTCTGGCGTTAATGCATTAAGGAATGCAAAATTAATGCAAACACCCAAACCTCGGGATGAGTTTCCAGGGTTAAGAGTGATAAAATAAAAGAGGagtttaattaaaaactgtagCACTCCATTTATTGTCTCAGTGACAACAAACACGGATTTCCACAGtacctaaaattattttttataccaGAAAAAGCTgtctgttataaaaaaaatatattttaacttcaAGCTTTAAAGGTtgaagaaagttttaaataaacCTTAAGCTTTTTAATATGTAAAGAAATCACTTGGATCAATGGAGTGAgtcttttcagtgaaaacaaaagctgGCTGTACTCACTGAAGGGGTCGTGATTCCTCCTTATGTTCAGCTGCAATTTCAACTCTGTGTTCCCGTATCGTAGCAGTCTCTAATGTAACTTGTTTGCTTTTCCTAGACTTCAGTAATGGTGGCACCTGTGGAAAACAGAGCAGACAATTTGTAATGCATCTATAATTTCTTGGGCTTCTAATGTTGAAAGTATTCTCTTTGAGGACTTCTCAGTTCTGTATCCTCtgataatttttaatagaaacGGACTATACTCTGGCTTACTCAGGTCATTCTTCATCTGATAAAACTTCTGGTATCTCTAGCATTTCATATCTTCAGTGCTAATAGTCCGGAACTGGTACCTGTGTCGGTCCATCCTCCAGCTTGTCTGAGTTGCATAGAAAAACATAATTCTTCTTACACTTCATCAGAACTATTTTGTCCCACTTTATTAGTAATGAGACAAAAGAGAATTGTGAAAAGTCTAAAACTCCAAATAGAAGAAATTCAAGAACAGAGGATTCTGCCGCTTCACAGGAAACTGTAGAGAACGGGCAGCGCAAGAGATCCTCCCGACCGGCCTCTGCGTCTGGCACGGCAAAAGGTAAAAGGCACAGCCATCCTTTCTCTGGAGCGGGCAGGACCTAACCTACTCCCCCAAATAATAACCCTTCCAATAACTGGCTCCTAACGATGGTTTACAGCTTGTGAGTGTTGTGTGCTGTTAACTCTGGTGTCAGTGATTCAGTCACAGGTTGAAGTATGTACCGACGTCTGCACTGGCAGTAAATCTGGTGTGAATTTCCTATTGTTAAGTTTATGGAACTTGTTTCCCACAGCTCTCGCCACCGTAGTGTTCAGCCAGCTTGCCTAGTGGAACCTGAATTCTCTTGGCAGAAATGTGTTGCCATTAAAAGGACTGTGCTCAAGTCAAAAAGTgacttcttttgggtttttttcccccctgaagcCTGAGAGACACAAGACAAAGGCTTAACTCTTCCCAAGGGCACACTCAGCTCTCCCGCAGCCAAGTGCTGAGGTTCGGGCAGGCTCCGGGAgctgccggcagccccggggggtgCTGGGCCCCACGCATGGGGCCTCGGCTGCGGCTCCTGAAAGCACGGGACATCCTAAAATTACAGCTATTAACCCATGGCAGTCGCAGTTGCTGATGGGCCTTATTTCTGCCCAGGTCACAGCCTTTAACAAAGTGTGCAGTGTTTGTGTGACACACACAGTTGTTGCCCTAGTGCACAGTGCCGTTCTGCATTTCTGAAGCTAATTCTGTCAGCTCCTTGTGTGTAAGGGTCAGAAAAATTCTGATGGAAAAAAGTTGTGCGAGAGGGTAGAGAGAGACCATCAAGAGGCGACATTTGACCAATATTTTAAAGATAACATGCAGAACACAGAGGTATTAATATCAAATGATTATAAGAGGAAGTCAAGTTGAATTCAGCAACCATTTTCCATACTGAAGATACTAAAATTTGATGGTaagaatatttgcattttcagagTTTCAGAGA
Proteins encoded in this region:
- the NCOA6 gene encoding nuclear receptor coactivator 6 isoform X1; this translates as MVLDDLPNLKDTYASLYSSAMEDLEMDFDSGLEEDELKQEAAPEDSTIFVAFKGNIGDTDFEQKLDTILENVPGLLHMESDKLKLQKIEPWNSVRVTFNIPREAAERLRILAQNNNQQLRDLGILSVQIEGEGAINLALAQNRTQDVRINGPLGASSAVRMETSFPMQGGQGLIRMSNAAAVMMSQSGNVPSSMVTSAASAELQPRTPRPSSQPDAMDPLLSGLNIQQQNHPSGSLAPQLHSMQSVPVNRQMNSANFQQLQQQTQLQTRPPQPHQQPQQGIRPSFTSPAQVPVPPGWNQLPSGALQPPPTQGALGTLTVNQGWKKAPLPGQMQQQLQARPSLATVQTPTHPPPPYPFGSQQASQAHSNFPQMSNPGQFTAPQMKSLQGGPSRVPTPLQQPHLTNKSPASSPSSFQQGSPASSPTVPQTQQQMGPRPPQSSTLPQGFQQPVTSPSRNPMVQQGNVPPNFMVMQQQNQGPQGLHPGLGAGQANQNFMAGQVPSSAPGTPGSSGAPQLQTSQSIQHTGGQGSGPPQNQMQAPHGPPNMMQTNLMGLHGNMNNQQAGASGVPQVNMGNMPGQPQQGPQSQLMGMHQQIVSSQGQMVNIQAQGSLNPQNQMILSRTQLMPQGQMMVTPQNQNLGPSPQRMTPPKQMIPQQGQQMLSTHNQMMGPQGQVLLQQNSMMEQMMTTQMQGNKQPFSTQNQSNVMSGPAQLMRGPTPNMQGNMVQFSGQMMAQQGPVNGNPSQVMGIQGQVLRPTGPGPHISQQLGDTTTTTNNDVNLTQMLPDVPVQQPNMVPSHMQAMQGNNSASGSHFSGHGLPFNTGFSGTPNGNQISCGQNPVFPVNKDVTLTSPLLVNLLQSDISAGHFGVNNKQNNQNANKPKKKKPPRKKKNNQQLEQTTSSEPRPSGLEESDQSSMSGEQGMNLDNSGPKLSDFASRPPGYPSQPVEQRPLQQMPPQLMPHSQQPQQQPQPPPQQVQAPPQTPQQQQQQMMMMLMMQQDPKSVRLPVPQGVHPPRGPLNPDAQRMPMQQSGNMSVMVNLQGPGSVPPSPDKQRMSLPGNPPLGNNARKMVYQDNVQNPSSSPLGEVSSVSSLPEGGGAEGPPASGAQNNLTSHLVVSQNQLMMTGPKPGPSPLSAAQGASPQQQSNSLPSTLTHHFPNVATPSQTSRPKTPNRASPRPYYPQTPNNRPPSTEPSEISLSPERLNASIAGLFPPQINIPLPPRPNLNRGFDQQGLNPTTLKAIGQAPSNLTINSQSSFAAPQSHKLEGMVMNSGKQANAGGTKRASPSNSRRSSPGSSRKTTPSPGRQNSKAAKLSLTTQQNPSLLQNMELQRNMMAGPSPLPTPVTTSFQNNNMLSNQSPAGPVPAVTGVPEDNKESLSLPQDNECPSAQGVQGNKDQPSVELKGVPTAPEMKVLVPEEQSKKDGQALDTSKLPVLEESKTMVSPAMREAPTSLSQLLDNSGAPNVTIKPPGLTGLEKAPIVTTGEELKKIAVIPPLQESSSSKEPSNSLSLPQNNEPSSNPGHQEPGEINSNVAQSVPPVMQRPVSSSSISGPLPPNQITVFVTSNPITSSANTSAPLPSHLQPALVSTVVTMPNVGNKVMVSEGQSAAQSNARPQFITPVFINSSSIIQVMKGSQSSTIPAAPMTSNSSLMPQSVAVVGPLHIPQNIKFSSGPTPPSTSSGSPVSSIPTSRALVLNAVAPPAQLPSPATTSSSVPSHSPAQPVKDFSPEETSSQSGGSSDQCSVTAAQPGPVVSPLLTSSPGSGNRRSPVSSSKGKGKVDKIGQLLLTKACKKVTGSLEKGEEQYALDGEAEGQGIETSVPNSLGTEQPPAELENKTVTPPAPTLIKQSTSGPSGSSLSPAAAPPAATSPGVTASTPAATAVPAVPPAPEPAPPAPSTNGGGLGGLLPEQSGAGAAEEKAGAHQELLQSAASSQHLTQKKSSVAASESTVQRTELETNAPLVAGQSNETKENCEKSKTPNRRNSRTEDSAASQETVENGQRKRSSRPASASGTAKETSASAMQSKRRKSK
- the NCOA6 gene encoding nuclear receptor coactivator 6 isoform X2 translates to MVLDDLPNLKDTYASLYSSAMEDLEMDFDSGLEEDELKQEAAPEDSTIFVAFKGNIGDTDFEQKLDTILENVPGLLHMESDKLKLQKIEPWNSVRVTFNIPREAAERLRILAQNNNQQLRDLGILSVQIEGEGAINLALAQNRTQDVRINGPLGASSAVRMETSFPMQGGQGLIRMSNAAAVMMSQSGNVPSSMVTSAASAELQPRTPRPSSQPDAMDPLLSGLNIQQQNHPSGSLAPQLHSMQSVPVNRQMNSANFQQLQQQTQLQTRPPQPHQQPQQGIRPSFTSPAQVPVPPGWNQLPSGALQPPPTQGALGTLTVNQGWKKAPLPGQMQQQLQARPSLATVQTPTHPPPPYPFGSQQASQAHSNFPQMSNPGQFTAPQMKSLQGGPSRVPTPLQQPHLTNKSPASSPSSFQQGSPASSPTVPQTQQQMGPRPPQSSTLPQGFQQPVTSPSRNPMVQQGNVPPNFMVMQQQNQGPQGLHPGLGGQANQNFMAGQVPSSAPGTPGSSGAPQLQTSQSIQHTGGQGSGPPQNQMQAPHGPPNMMQTNLMGLHGNMNNQQAGASGVPQVNMGNMPGQPQQGPQSQLMGMHQQIVSSQGQMVNIQAQGSLNPQNQMILSRTQLMPQGQMMVTPQNQNLGPSPQRMTPPKQMIPQQGQQMLSTHNQMMGPQGQVLLQQNSMMEQMMTTQMQGNKQPFSTQNQSNVMSGPAQLMRGPTPNMQGNMVQFSGQMMAQQGPVNGNPSQVMGIQGQVLRPTGPGPHISQQLGDTTTTTNNDVNLTQMLPDVPVQQPNMVPSHMQAMQGNNSASGSHFSGHGLPFNTGFSGTPNGNQISCGQNPVFPVNKDVTLTSPLLVNLLQSDISAGHFGVNNKQNNQNANKPKKKKPPRKKKNNQQLEQTTSSEPRPSGLEESDQSSMSGEQGMNLDNSGPKLSDFASRPPGYPSQPVEQRPLQQMPPQLMPHSQQPQQQPQPPPQQVQAPPQTPQQQQQQMMMMLMMQQDPKSVRLPVPQGVHPPRGPLNPDAQRMPMQQSGNMSVMVNLQGPGSVPPSPDKQRMSLPGNPPLGNNARKMVYQDNVQNPSSSPLGEVSSVSSLPEGGGAEGPPASGAQNNLTSHLVVSQNQLMMTGPKPGPSPLSAAQGASPQQQSNSLPSTLTHHFPNVATPSQTSRPKTPNRASPRPYYPQTPNNRPPSTEPSEISLSPERLNASIAGLFPPQINIPLPPRPNLNRGFDQQGLNPTTLKAIGQAPSNLTINSQSSFAAPQSHKLEGMVMNSGKQANAGGTKRASPSNSRRSSPGSSRKTTPSPGRQNSKAAKLSLTTQQNPSLLQNMELQRNMMAGPSPLPTPVTTSFQNNNMLSNQSPAGPVPAVTGVPEDNKESLSLPQDNECPSAQGVQGNKDQPSVELKGVPTAPEMKVLVPEEQSKKDGQALDTSKLPVLEESKTMVSPAMREAPTSLSQLLDNSGAPNVTIKPPGLTGLEKAPIVTTGEELKKIAVIPPLQESSSSKEPSNSLSLPQNNEPSSNPGHQEPGEINSNVAQSVPPVMQRPVSSSSISGPLPPNQITVFVTSNPITSSANTSAPLPSHLQPALVSTVVTMPNVGNKVMVSEGQSAAQSNARPQFITPVFINSSSIIQVMKGSQSSTIPAAPMTSNSSLMPQSVAVVGPLHIPQNIKFSSGPTPPSTSSGSPVSSIPTSRALVLNAVAPPAQLPSPATTSSSVPSHSPAQPVKDFSPEETSSQSGGSSDQCSVTAAQPGPVVSPLLTSSPGSGNRRSPVSSSKGKGKVDKIGQLLLTKACKKVTGSLEKGEEQYALDGEAEGQGIETSVPNSLGTEQPPAELENKTVTPPAPTLIKQSTSGPSGSSLSPAAAPPAATSPGVTASTPAATAVPAVPPAPEPAPPAPSTNGGGLGGLLPEQSGAGAAEEKAGAHQELLQSAASSQHLTQKKSSVAASESTVQRTELETNAPLVAGQSNETKENCEKSKTPNRRNSRTEDSAASQETVENGQRKRSSRPASASGTAKETSASAMQSKRRKSK